In the Zingiber officinale cultivar Zhangliang chromosome 5A, Zo_v1.1, whole genome shotgun sequence genome, caactattatggctttatctttaattatcctccgtgtgttgtcatccgagctctgccatatttggccaccgccaccgggtccatcttgctccgagttccaatgcgcctctggtccttagaaggttccacgctttgcaagattcgatccatgacataaatagaatttacattttgatcctatattccataaaaggaatgtacatgtatctagatcaaaataaaatcctaataaaactaaatcactcctagtattttaatacaatcatgcacacatataaattgcccttgacatgtcgaggtccaacacacataattaactaaagccataatagttggatcctgcatccacaaagttagcacatcctactattatcctgcctaaattatgtatgacatgcataattaaactaaataccaaatacaggcaaaaccctagctccgataccaattgttggttgctactcggaaaacctataggttccactgtacaaaattttgtacaaaggtctgaaccttttcctagctaccatgtgttcttttaaattaaattttggatcgcctgcggaacttaacacgtttgatccaaaacttaatctatttgttcttttaggttttgacttggatctcctgcggaacttaacacgttcgacccaagtcaccttaagttattaattccattaaatattaatttccataaaaggttcccagtactgacgtggcgaggcacatggccttcttggatatgggagcaaccaccaccgactagacaaaacctttaatagaaagctaatatttaatttcctaaaataactttaggttaaccaaagagaacaatcaaatcacaaggaaagaaagaatcaaaagaacacaacttgaaaaacatatttgaaatactagagcgtaagcctcttgtatttggtattatttccataaataactagtatgatgcggaaatagaaattactagttataccttatagaaaaacctcttgatcttctacgtattcctcttctaacctcggacgttgtgtgggcagcgatcttccaagatgagaaaccaccaaccaccttcttctcctccaagcaaggttcggccacaaagaaaagctttaccaaggaaaaaccaaaatactaaccaagctccaagagatgctagctttctctccttcttcttcttcttctccgagtagtatccggccaccacaagagctccaatagaagggtagggttcggccaccacaagaggaagagaaggagaggttggccggccacaccaaggaacaaaagagggagaggaataatagatgttgtgtcttgtgaaggcaccctcaccccttcttttatattccttggcctaggtaaattaggaaatttaattacaataaattttccttaatttccttgacatgatttaattgagaaaaataaaataatatttccccaattaaacaatgatggccggccaaaacaataggaagcaaattggacaagtttcaatcaacaattaaaactttccttatttgtttccggaaattttaaaaaataaaatttctctttaaaatctcttcatggttaataaaaggaaatatctaaaattttaattttattaacatgtgaataattttaaagagaaaataaaacatctctccaatctacaaataaggaaagagatctaatctctttctttaatcttttgtaaatcttttacaaaagagatattttaattttaattctcttttaaattaaatcttccacataataataaacattaaaattaaattttctttttaattaattatggccggccctactagcttgggttcaagctagggccggccaccttaaacccaagcttaggccggccctagcttggccagccccctttaggtgggtatagaaggtgggtatatgtgggtatagtactctataaataagaggctacgatagggaccgagaggaggaattggttttggtctcccgataaaattaagcatcccatgttcgccccgaacccaactaattttatcaatgataattcattccactagagaactatcattgaattacaccaatcccaaattacattttgggctccttcttattatggtgtgttagtctccacatgtttaagatatcgaatgtccactaattatgtgagttcttgacaactcatttaattaatatctaagtcaagagtagtaccactcaaccttattatcatgtcggactaagtccacctgcagggtttaacatgacaatctttatgagctcctcttgaggacattatcaacctagtatcactaggacacagtttctttctataatcaacaacacacactatgagtgataccatttcccaatttatcgggtttattgattcatcgaactaaatctcacccattgataaattaaagaaataaatatcaaacatatgtgcttgttattatattaggattaagagcacatacttccataataactgaggtctttgttcctttataaagtcagtataaaaggaacgacctcaaatggtcctactcaatacactctaagtgtactagtgtaattatatagtcaagataaactaatacctaattacactatgaccttctaatggtttgttcctttccattctggtcgtgagctactgtttataatttataaggtactgataacatcatcttctgtatgtgacaccacatactatgttatctacaatataaattaaatgaacaactacaaacaaatgtagataattagaccaaatgtgattctttattcataatgaatgtttacaaagcttaggctttcagtatacactccaacagcgcttaccctgagaattcttcgatgtccgactcagaggttgacgaatctgaccaagtagccttcagattcttgtgcttggagggttctggtttcttgtattttggcttttccttttccttctcctttctcttcaattttgggcagtcctccttgatgtgcccttcttcgttgcagttgtagcaatgaaccgtcctcttctttcgatgatgcctctgcgatttaaatttattagaactgaaaaacttattgaagcgtcttaccagtagtgtcgcttcggattcgtcgactgaggcttcagagtcagaaccgtttacttttgcctttagagctatgttctgactggtcttcttgttggagtgtatactgaaagcctaagctttataaacattcattatgaataaagaatcacatttggtctaattatctacatttgtttgtagttgttcatttaatttatattgtagataacatagtatgcggtgtcacatacagaagatgatgttatcagtaccttataaattataaacagtagctcacgaccagaatggaaaggaacaaaccattagaaggtcgtagtgtaattaggtattagtttatcttgactatataattacactagtacactcagagtgtattgagtaggaccatttgaggtcgttccttttatactgactttataaaggaataaagacctcagttattatggaagtgtgtgctcttaatcctaatataataacaagcacatatgtttgatatttatttctttaatttatcaatgggtgagatttagttcgatgaatcaataaacccgataaattgggaaatggtatcactcatagtgtgttgttgattatgaaGGCGTGTGTCTAGTGATActgggttgataatgtcctcgagAGGAGCTcttaaagattgtcatgttaaacctgcaggtggacttagtccaggcAATGTGtgagttgagtggtactactcttggacttagataatTAAATGGGTTATCGGTACTTCCTTAATTGATAATTAGATATCTTAAACAGAGAATAACACTCATGTGGAGGGCCGAAAATGGTTGGGTTGGTGCGgtggttcaatgatagttctctagtacACAGGTTTAAGGTTATAACGTTGATGAATGTTTATAAAATGATTATTTAGCATTACTTCCTTTGCTGCCAGGTTAAGCAATCATTCAACTTCATACGCAGAAGCAATATTTTCCACCATTCCTACACCCTCTTTTGGGCTTACATCTTCGATGATTTCTTCTACTTTGGCATCTCAACCACCGGATGAAATTATTAGTACAAATTTGGAAGCCAAGCCTAGCAATGAATCACCGTTGGGATCTAATAGTTCCAATCATGATAACACTGCAATTTTCAAATTTGGAAATAATTCTTCTGTACTAGCTGCAGTGGCTCAGTTTCCAAGTGCTGACTGTGTTGTGGCATCAACTAGTCTTTCAAATTCTGCAGTTGGTTCTACTGCTGCATCAAGTTTGCCTCCAGATAGCAGCAGAAACCAATCTTCTTTTGCTGCAAAAACATTATCAGATGCAAGCAACAATCTTAAGTTTATTTCATCGAAGTCAAATAAGTTAGACTTATTGTATCCAGACAACAGTGTCAACAGCTTGCCTAGTGTTACTGGATTTGGTGGAATTCGTGCAACTCAAACTGAAAGTCCAACCTCAAAAAATTCTGCTTCAGTGAATCTGTTCAAATCAACTTCTGGAAACGGAGCTAACAGTAGCTTTGATACGGCAACACCCAGAGTCCCAAGCTTTGGAAACAGTTCTGCTACTGCATCAAATCCGTTCCCAAGTGCCAGCGGGAGCCACTCTACTTTTTCGCCAACTTTCTTAGGTGCAAGCAACAATAAGTTTAGTTTCAGTTCAACAAAAGTTGATAATATAGCCTCATCAGATCTATACAATGGTTGCAAAATCTCTTCTAGTGCCATTGCCCCTGGGTTTGCTGAAACTCTCCCAACTCAAGCTCAAAATGGAAGCTCTGATGTTTTAGCAAGTCAGGTCCAGTTAACTTCTGGCCAAAGAGCTAGCGGTTGCTCTGTTTCTGCTGCACCCTGTATCTCAAGCTTTGCAATAACTTCTGCTTCTCCTGCATCTAGTCTGTTTCTGCATGCTGGTGGAAGCCAACCTGCTGTTGCACCGACAACATTATCAGGTGCAAGCAACAACCTTTTCAGTTTTAGCTCCAAACCCAAAGACACTGGCTTATCAGTACTCGACAAGAGTGCAAAGACCTTTCCTGGTGTTTCTGATACAGAATTTGGTGGAATTCCTCGAACTCAAGTTCTAAGTGGAACCTCACTTATTTCTAGCAGTTGGCCAAATCAGTCCCAGTCGTCCTGCTCTTCAACTATCGGAATGAACATTTCTTCCTCATCAGGTTTAGGCAGCTCACCTTTTGTAACAACACATACAAATTCCAAACTGTTAAACCCGACTTCATCTTTCCCCATGGGTTCTGGTTTGTCCAGTCCCAGTACTGATGCTGCTGCTACTGCTACTGCTACTGCTACTACTACCTCTCCATTGGCAACGAGCTCTAATGTCTTCGGTTTGAATTCTCAACCACCAACATTGCCCGCTTCTAGTCTTTTTGCTGCAAGCGCATCTTCTGAAAGTTCTGGATTTGCATTTGCCACACCATTTATATTTAATTCAACATCGAATCTGGCATCTTCTTTTAGTCCTGCTGCTAGTACATCAGTTTCTTCCAGACATCCCACATTTGGCTTGCAGAATTCAGCAGTTGGTGTTAGTACATCTGGAGACAATGAGATGAGTATTGAGGAAAGCATGAATGGGGACAATAACCAGTCAGCGGGTAATATGTTTCAACAGTTTGGCCAACCAGGATCAGCAGCTGCACCAGCATTCAGCGCTCCGGCAGCTCAATCTGCTTCACCCTTCTTTCAGTTTGCTAGTAAGCAGAATCCCACACTTCCGTCGTCGGCTCCACCACAATTTCAACCATCTGGCAGTATGGAGCTCCCTCAAGGAGGAAGTTTTGCCATGGGGAGTGGTGGTGGGGGTGGCGACAAGTCCAGCCGCAGAATAATAAAGGTTCGAAAAGACAAGATGCGGAAAAGGTAGCATGTAGCTGGATGGTGCTACCTGACCAACCAATTTCGGTTTTTTACTCTCTTGTGCCGTTGGTGATAAGGCAAGAAGCAAGTTTTTTATGCTGCTTCCATCATTGCTGGAAATTAGATCGCGCTGGAATTATATTTGGTCCATTCGTGGTAAGCACAATTGTTATAAAGCACTTGTGTTGGTTGTCACTTGATTGTGTAAACTAGCTTAGGGTACTTTATTGACTAATTGCTTGATGAAAAGAGCAAACTAACGGTGGGGTGCGTTCTCTCTTTTCGACCAACGTGAAAAAAGTTTGAACTATTCAATTATTTGATTAAACCCTTGAAAATATGGATGCAAGTGAAGGATACTGAAATCTAGAGCACTAACCGAGAATTGTTACCTCAAAAATAGTTTGACTTAAAGCCTCAGATGAAAGTGCGACATATTTACAAGAAGTTGACATTTTGCTTAGACGACAAGAACGTTTGAAGATTTTAATAGCTAGAAACCTTATGGCTCTTTTTGGAAAAAAGGCCAAAGAAAATCCAAGAAATTTCTACAACTCAAAAGCACGGGCACAGTCAAAGCCAATTGCATGAAATGCAATATATCCATTAAATACTACGATGTGACTGCTGCTGCCTTAATTTCCACCCCTATTGCATTGCATGTCAAATCATTtttgattcactattcttttcacttgaatattaaaaaaagaaacaGCCATAACTTTGTAAATGAATCACTTCAGGTGAGGAGACGATGAACGCAAGTTGTGTTTGATGCATGCATGTCACAGTGCCGCAGACAAGACATCAAAGAAGACGATGATCTCGATCCCAATCCCATCCAAAGTTGGAAGCCTTGTGACTTAAGAAGAAATAAGAAATAGTAAAAGCTCGGAAGCTTTTGAAACATGGCCGAAAGAGACATGCTTTCGTGTCTTCGCCTTGCACCAAAACTTGCTTCAGCGCATAATTCCAGAAAAAGAAAGACAAAGTACGATTTCCAGCAGAGAACAGAAGAAGAAGTAGTTTGAGAAGTGGACTACCGCCACCAGCACAACCAAGCAGCTGCCAATTAGTGTCCCATAGTTCGATCTCATGCCATCGGAATTGGATTTCATCATCTCACCTGTCTCTGGAGTACCATTGCTGCTGGAGCTGGCAGTGGTCGGACATGGCGGAGCTTGTAGGTAGAAGGGGAG is a window encoding:
- the LOC121980207 gene encoding nuclear pore complex protein NUP1-like, which encodes MISSTLASQPPDEIISTNLEAKPSNESPLGSNSSNHDNTAIFKFGNNSSVLAAVAQFPSADCVVASTSLSNSAVGSTAASSLPPDSSRNQSSFAAKTLSDASNNLKFISSKSNKLDLLYPDNSVNSLPSVTGFGGIRATQTESPTSKNSASVNLFKSTSGNGANSSFDTATPRVPSFGNSSATASNPFPSASGSHSTFSPTFLGASNNKFSFSSTKVDNIASSDLYNGCKISSSAIAPGFAETLPTQAQNGSSDVLASQVQLTSGQRASGCSVSAAPCISSFAITSASPASSLFLHAGGSQPAVAPTTLSGASNNLFSFSSKPKDTGLSVLDKSAKTFPGVSDTEFGGIPRTQVLSGTSLISSSWPNQSQSSCSSTIGMNISSSSGLGSSPFVTTHTNSKLLNPTSSFPMGSGLSSPSTDAAATATATATTTSPLATSSNVFGLNSQPPTLPASSLFAASASSESSGFAFATPFIFNSTSNLASSFSPAASTSVSSRHPTFGLQNSAVGVSTSGDNEMSIEESMNGDNNQSAGNMFQQFGQPGSAAAPAFSAPAAQSASPFFQFASKQNPTLPSSAPPQFQPSGSMELPQGGSFAMGSGGGGGDKSSRRIIKVRKDKMRKR